Proteins found in one Molothrus aeneus isolate 106 chromosome 20, BPBGC_Maene_1.0, whole genome shotgun sequence genomic segment:
- the MLXIPL gene encoding carbohydrate-responsive element-binding protein yields MAGTQVGLPGPFLEPPVGPCPVSDSDSDSEDAAVGGTGPSAATQNYSQVIHSGHFMVSCPHSDSLPRRRHHRAEPELADPRSIDPTLTRLFECMSLEYSGKLVSPKWKNFKGLRLLCWDKIRLNNVIWRAWYIQYVERRKNPVCGFITPLEGMEADEHRKPEAVVLEGNYWKRRIEVVMREYHKWRIYYKKRLRKSTREGGISSPKQDEDVWRPTEKWCNQLFCNVVPMLLGDEEEERGSRQHFDLDTFLSDISDTLFTMTQMPSTHQALPEDAYVGNADMIQPDLAPLQPSLDDMDISEIFTSHRPPPSQTQPGYQDPTCFSPMAEPLFSSGGSLMGARGLPVSPEAPLVPGTLLQPSGASQLSLHSAFLGSELPLAPLPPEPPDVAPSSLSPQLRHKPTLQYDFPGKCLSLEPPAPHCVPPIPSSRAPLLSLEPPFSPTLAPHSKFPYSSSPDPSLATHPASPLSSPCFAPYVPGLGYTTGMGPQGYSSPAVSQLLPPALLGNPRFTPAKGPPQGEGGRPKVKPSGTKARRLPGHPLSHLPEPNPCPSQLLTTAKQDLALDIPCPIGAGLMPMTPVPEQQSTVSKVPATFLSRMAQMSPGLGPGSSPSQVLLHTVGTQLAPLQVPKAEQLSPTSACGSDWPKSSQASPGPTARQGTSISLHQPMSRPGRPESTKLESRRITHISAEQKRRFNIKLGFTTLHSLVSTLSAQPSIKVSKATTLQKTAEYICKLQQERAALQDEAQRLREQIEELNGSINLCQEQLPATGVPITRQRFDHMRRMFDEYVRSSTLQNWKFWIFSIIIRPLFESFNGMVSTASMESLTQTSLTWLDQHCSLPALRPSRWPCAWQWHPEQVGLAWTAQSMKGILERQSGKGQGCPGGWQG; encoded by the exons ATGGCAGGAACTCAGGTGGGACTGCCGGGACCTTTCCTGGAGCCTCCGGTTGGGCCTTGCCCTGTCTCCGACTCTGACTCTGACTCAGAGGACGCAGCTGTGGGTGGCACAGGACCCAGTGCTGCGACACAGAACTACTCCCAGGTCATCCACAGTGGCCACTTCATGGTGTCGTGCCCGCACAGCGACTCACTGCCCCGGCGACGGCACCACCGTGCTGAGCCTGAGCTGGCTGATCCCCGGAGTATTGACCCGACCCTCACCCGGCTCTTTGAGTGCATGAGCCTGGAGTACAG TGGGAAGCTAGTATCTCCGAAGTGGAAGAATTTCAAGGGTCTGCGGCTGCTTTGCTGGGATAAAATTCGACTCAACAATGTGATCTGGAGAGCATGGTACATCCAAT ACGTGGAACGGAGGAAAAACCCTGTGTGCGGCTTCATCACCCCTCTGGAGGGCATGGAGGCTGATGAGCACCGAAAACCAGAG GCTGTTGTGCTGGAGGGCAACTACTGGAAACGCCGCATTGAGGTGGTGATGAGGGAGTATCACAAATGGAGGATCTACTATAAGAAGCGG CTCCGAAAATCCACACGGGAGGGAGGGATCTCCAGTCCAAAGCAG GACGAGGATGTCTGGCGACCAACGGAGAAATGGTGCAACCAGCTCTTCTGCAACGTAGTGCCCATGCTGCTcggggatgaggaggaagagcgTGGGAGCAGGCAGCATTTCGATTTGGACACCTTCCTCTCGGACATATCTGACACACTCTTCACCATGACACAGATGCCCAGCACCCACCAGGCACTCCCTGAAGATG CTTATGTTGGGAATGCTGACATGATACAGCCGGATTTGgcacccctgcagcccagcctggatgACATGGACATATCAG AAATCTTCACCAGCCACCGGCCACCCCCATCTCAGACACAACCGGGCTACCAGGATCCAACCTGCTTCTCACCCATGGCTGAGCCCCTGTTCAGCAGTGGGGGGTCCCTGATGGGTGCTCGGGGTCTGCCTGTGAGCCCCGAGGCCCCACTCGTACCTGGCACCCTCCTCCAG CCCAGTGGtgcctcccagctcagcctccacAGCGCCTTcctgggctctgagctgccccTGGCCCCCCTGCCCCCCGAACCCCCCGACGTGGcacccagcagcctcagcccccagctccgACACAAGCCCACACTCCAGTACGACTTCCCTGGCAAGTGCCTCAGCCTGGAGCCACCAGCACCCCACTGTGTCCcccccatcccatcctcccGGGCACCACTGCTGAGCCTGGAACCCCCCTTCTCCCCCACCTTGGCCCCCCACTCTAAGTTCCCCTACAGCAGTTCACCTGACCCCTCGCTTGCCACCCACCCTGCCTCCCCTCTCTCGAGCCCTTGCTTTGCCCCCTACGTCCCAGGGCTGGGCTATACCACAGGCATGGGGCCCCAGGGGtactccagccctgctgtctcccagctcctgccccctgccctgctggggaacCCCAGGTTTACTCCCGCCAAGGGGCCACCCCAGGGTGAGGGTGGGCGGCCCAAAGTGAAGCCCAGTGGCACCAAGGCAAGGAGGCTGCCAGGACACCCCCTGTCCCACCTGCCTGAGCCCAACCCCTGCCCGAGCCAGCTCCTGACCACAG CCAAGCAGGACCTGGCGCTGGATATCCCTTGCCCGATAGGTGCAGGACTCATGCCCATGACCCCTGTCCCCGAG cagcagagcactgtCTCCAAAGTCCCTGCCACCTTCCTCTCCAGAATGGCCCAGATGAGCCCAGGACTGggtcctggctccagcccttctCAAGTGTTGCTGCACACAGTGGGCACACAGCTGGCCCCCCTGCAAGTCcccaaggcagagcagctgtCCCCCACCTCAGCTTGTG GAAGTGACTGGCCCAAGTCCAGCCAGGCTTCCCCAGGACCCACTGCAAGGCAGGGCACTAGCATCTCCCTGCACCAGCCCATGTCCCGTCCGGGAAGGCCTGAGTCCACCAAG ctggagagccgCCGCATCACACACATCTCCGCTGAGCAGAAGAGACGCTTCAACATCAAGCTTGGCTTCACCACACTGCACAGCTTGGTGAGCACACTGAGTGCTCAGCCCAGCATCAAG GTCAGCAAGGCCACCACCCTGCAGAAGACAGCCGAGTATATctgcaagctgcagcaggagcgagcagctctgcaggatgaGGCACAGCGTCTGCGGGAGCAGATCGAAGAGCTCAATGGCTCCATCAA cctgtgccaggagcagctgccggCCACAGGGGTGCCCATCACACGGCAGCGCTTTGACCACATGCGCAGAATGTTTGACGAGTATGTTCGCTCCTCCACACTGCAGAACTGGAAGTTCTGGATC TTCAGTATCATCATCCGGCCCCTCTTCGAGTCTTTCAATGGCATGGTGTCCACAGCCAGCATGGAGAGCCTCACCCAAACATCCCTCACTTGGCTGGACCAgcactgctccctcccagcGCTTCGGCCAAGTAGGTGGCCCTGTGCCTGGCAGTGGCACCCTGAGCAAGTTGGGTTGGCATGGACTGCTCAGTCTATGAAAGGCATCCTCGAAAGGCAGAGTGGAAAAGGAcaggggtgtcctgggggaTGGCAGGGCTGA